A part of Anaerolineales bacterium genomic DNA contains:
- a CDS encoding RecX family transcriptional regulator gives MNDSVIGGKVTALKVQKKHPDRVNVYLDNQFSFGLSRITAAWLRVGQDLSPTKIAKLQAEDEREVAYIHALRYLDYRPRSRAEVRRNLEKHQIPPEVITDVFKRLERSGLVNDERFAKDWVENRSEFRPRSRRALAFELHQRGLNDSAIEKALESLNEEALAYQAAIKQSRRYQGLDMRDFRNKLGSYLARRGFSYDVIKQVVSRVWEENQESPEE, from the coding sequence GTGATTGGCGGTAAGGTGACGGCCCTCAAAGTTCAGAAGAAACATCCTGATCGCGTTAATGTATACCTGGATAATCAATTCTCCTTTGGATTATCTCGCATAACCGCAGCCTGGCTGCGGGTCGGCCAGGATCTGAGCCCTACCAAAATTGCCAAATTGCAAGCTGAAGATGAGCGCGAAGTTGCCTATATTCACGCCTTGCGCTATTTGGATTACCGGCCGCGTTCTCGGGCTGAAGTCCGCCGGAATTTAGAAAAACACCAAATCCCCCCTGAGGTCATCACCGATGTATTTAAAAGATTGGAGCGTAGCGGCCTCGTGAACGACGAACGCTTCGCCAAGGATTGGGTTGAGAACCGTAGTGAATTCCGACCCCGCAGCCGCCGGGCGCTGGCTTTTGAGCTGCATCAGCGCGGTTTAAATGATTCCGCGATCGAAAAGGCCCTCGAGAGCCTGAACGAGGAAGCCCTGGCATACCAGGCGGCAATCAAGCAGTCACGCCGTTACCAGGGTTTGGATATGCGTGATTTTCGCAATAAGCTAGGCAGCTACCTGGCCAGGCGAGGTTTCTCTTACGATGTCATCAAACAGGTAGTGAGCAGGGTTTGGGAAGAAAACCAGGAATCGCCTGAAGAGTGA